The Gopherus evgoodei ecotype Sinaloan lineage unplaced genomic scaffold, rGopEvg1_v1.p scaffold_34_arrow_ctg1, whole genome shotgun sequence genome window below encodes:
- the LOC115641311 gene encoding prolactin-releasing peptide receptor-like: MEVPRVPPGSFPPPPGAAGAEGVNESGSQAGEGSGAMQKPQQPEGRSEPAQGCSAAGTPPAPGAAAQGESMEPNGSSPRPGNTSRPEDLFAGLELLLHFKPLFIPLYCLLVAVACLGNAFLVGCIAANKKLHNTTNFFLGNLSLGDLLMCLTCVPLTASYAFEGRGWLFGRAMCHAVALLQAATVYVSVLSLVAIAVDRYVVVAYPVRRRIAPRYCGLVVAAIWALALALAAPPAWHTSYVDLRPIGHDLIICEEFWRHMERQRLVYSCAMLLLSYVVPLLAVTISYCSISAHLRRRSLPGSANLSQARWDKTKRKTFLLLVVSVLVFALCWLPLQVLNLLRDLDPDFTLLEKRYINLAQVSCHLVAMSSACYNPFIYASLHRKCRAHLRGSVRHRQRHIGQCTRANTCLSLLPDARGWDRTIELPGTMRSREGPCNPSHWEQGPAAMPGARPWV; encoded by the exons ATGGAGGTGCCCCGTGTGCCCCCGggttccttccccccccccccaggcgcgGCCGGCGCTGAAGGAGTTAACGAGTCTGGTTCCCAAGCGGGGGAGGGGTCGGGGGCGATGCAGAAGCCGCAGCAGCCAGAGGGACGCTCGGAACCTGCCCAGGGCTGCTCAGCCGCCgggacccccccagccccgggAGCAGCCGCCCAG GGTGAGTCCATGGAGCCCAATGGCAGCAGCCCCCGGCCGGGTAACACCAGCCGCCCCGAGGATCTCTTTGCCGGTCTGGAACTGCTGCTGCACTTCAAGCCGCTCTTCATCCCCCTCTACTGCCTCCTGGTGGCTGTGGCCTGCCTGGGCAACGCCTTCCTGGTGGGCTGCATCGCCGCCAACAAGAAGCTGCACAACACCACCAACTTCTTCCTGGGCAATTTGTCGCTGGGCGATCTGCTGATGTGCCTGACCTGCGTGCCCCTGACGGCCTCCTACGCCTTCGAGGGGCGGGGCTGGCTCTTCGGGCGCGCCATGTGCCACGCCGTGGCCCTGCTGCAGGCCGCCACCGTCTACGTCTCGGTGCTCTCGCTGGTGGCCATCGCTGTGGACCGCTACGTGGTGGTGGCCTACCCCGTGCGGCGGCGCATCGCCCCGCGCTACTGCGGCCTGGTGGTGGCTGCCATctgggccctggccctggccctggctgcccCGCCCGCCTGGCACACCAGTTACGTGGATCTGCGGCCCATCGGACATGACTTGATCATCTGTGAGGAGTTCTGGAGGCATATGGAGAGGCAGCGGCTGGTCTACTCCTGCGCCATGCTCCTCCTCTCCTACGTGGTGCCCCTCCTGGCCGTCACCATCTCCTACTGCTCCATCTCGGCCCACCTTCGCCGAAGGAGCCTGCCCGGctcggccaacctcagccaggccCGGTGGGACAAGACGAAGCGCAAGACCTTCCTGTTGCTGGTGGTTTCTGTCCTGGTCTTTGCCCTGTGCTGGCTGCCCCTGCAGGTCCTCAACCTCCTCCGGGACCTGGACCCCGATTTCACCCTCCTGGAAAAGCGCTACATCAACCTGGCCCAGGTCTCCTGCCATCTGGTCGCCATGAGCTCAGCCTGCTACAACCCCTTCATCTACGCCTCGCTGCACCGCAAGTGCCGAGCCCACCTGCGCGGCTCCGTCCGGCACAGGCAGCGGCACATCGGACAGTGCACCCGCGCCAACACCTGCCTCAGCCTCCTGCCTGACGCCCGGGGCTGGGACAGGACGATTGAGCTGCCAGGGACAATGCGGTCTAGGGAAGGgccctgcaacccctcccactgGGAGCAGGGTCCGGCTGCCATGCCTGGGGCGCGCCCTTGGGTttag